The window ggtaataaatatatttttaaatattcagattaaattttattatttgttatggtatgtaatcataataattataaataatatatattattatatattatattatttatttagtattataAGCATGTGGACGTGATATTTCAAATTTGTACTAAAGGAGTTTATTTTGAAGATAATAGATTATTTATCTTCTTATTTGGGAGAAGTATggatataaatgaatttattaatatatgaagaggaaaaaattgtatttttggcCGAGGTAACCAGGTAGGCAGAGATgatataacaataataatataatatttttataggctacattattaataagaaaacaataaagattaatttatttgaagtaaaaaataaacaacaCATGATTGTAATACAAAAGAGATAAAAACGAAATAATTTATCTCTGAGAAAATTAATAAGTTAGTAgagaaagataaataattagttaGAGAAAAGagcttttaaatgttttattttttttgaaaaataaagagagtaaaatatgagaatagaataacataattatatgcaggtgttttttttttttttagattacaATAAAAATGTTTGAAGGGAGGACAAGCCCACATTGGTGGACactttttatatgaattatttatagttcaattcaaacaaatattgtttaaaatattcactgtcttatatttgattataactttcataaagttaaaattgacatgttaatttatttaatatatatagagagagaatagtcacgttaaaaaaaagattatattgtaacttgttttaattgttatttcaaattaagctataatgtattattatatcttattatcttttcatattaatttaactatttgaaatttgtgttgtttttatttaacaataaattgaaatataatgaatatgttcatttttttctcattcatAATTCATTTAGATATTAAtctataagtttttttttttaacttaatagaACAATTTATGTAACAAGAGTCTATACTTAAAGAAATTAACTAAGATACTTGATTCGATGAACgcaataatattattgtaaagatgaattttcatatttagatatatgttaaatgtgtaaaaatgataaatatatttgattattaatttgaatcTTCATTTggaaattgtaaatatattaacatatcTTTGTTCTTGCACTATCATTGGTAACATGATAAAATTTagacataaatttaaattatttgtttacctaaaaaaatgacattttcaaACAACAATAAACAAAGTTACTATACAAGTTCACAATAGGAATAATAAAGTTAGTTAGTacaaataaaagtatatatttatagaaattatAGCTAAAATAAtgtgtaaacaaattaaatgacaaaattaTGTTCTTTAGAACAATGATAGAGTAGAAACCTTCCTTAATTATACCCTAAAAAGACAAACCTTAATGcttgattttgaatttaattgttttttctaaTGGTAGACAAAGATTCCCTTTTTTTGTCATACCCATCTTCCTTACAaccttagaatattcaaggtttaaACCAATTCCTTAAATTCAGCATGAAAATCAGTGAAATCATCCACTAccaataatttctctctcttaatcaCGTCCTCAATGGAGTACTTGCCATTTCAAGAATCTGATCaggttgttgatgatgatgagtcTACCTTTGTAACTGCACCCACCAGCCCCATCAttaccgccgccgccgccgccaccCTCGCCGccggtgaagaagaagaagaagaaacatcaATGGCTTTATTCTACAGCCTTCCTTCAAGTCCCATGAGAAGAACAATCCATCTAAACCCATCTTCTTTTATCATAGACGATGACTTCGAATTCGAAACCAGCAAAAAATTCCGTCTTGAAAGCGCGGAATTGGAAAAAACCCTGTCTTTTATCCAACAGCAAAATCGTAATAGTAAcagtaataataacaataagAAGAACAATCTTAACCTAGTCCTACCCGAAATTGCATTTGCCGATGAGCTATTTAGTAACGGTGTTGTAACGGCTTCATCACCATTGAAGCTCCCACCAGGTAGGATACCTGCAAAAACGGCAAACTCATCACCCTGTTCATCGTTTTCTGAAATGGGAAACCCTTCCTGTCTCGGCGCCGTCGGTGGATCTCCATGGAGACAAACATCTCCATGGAGACAAACATGGAAAGACGGGTTTGACCCATTTGCAGCCGCGATACAGAAAATCGTGAAAGAAGaagtaaagaaaaaagaaaccaCAGACGTTGAGGGAAATTCAGCACGCGCTCACAGACGGGCACATACATTATGTATACCTCCCAGTCTGATCCTTCCACTCCCGCCACAAATTGGATCCAAATCCGGGTTAAAGGAAAGAAGACATGAAAGAACAGAGTCGGATCATCATCTTAATCTGAATTTGTCGAGGCGTGATCAAACGGGAGTACATAATCAATGTCCATCACCTTCTTCACCAGAGTTGGTATTGAGTAATAATAACCAGAAGGAGTTTGTTAATGGTCCTCCTAATGGATTGAATTGGAGAGTAACGAGTAGAAAACAGAGGATGGGGAAGTTCTTGAGGAGATATGCAACTTTTAAGACTGAGAAAAATGAAGGGAAGATAAAAGAACAGATTGCTGCATTGTGGAGGTCAAGTTCTTTCAAGAGAATGAGTTTTAGATTTAAGGAAAACAGACATCATAATAATCAAGATCAGAAGAAAATTGGGGAGGATAAAAAGATGGCAATCCCAAATTACCAACCGAAATTTTCAACGTGCTTGGGATATGGAGGAGGGGGAAATGCTAGTCCTACGTAGGAAGAAGGAAAACATAAAACGTGTAGCTTTGTTTTTGTCTTTTCAGTGTTCATTCTAAATGTTGTTTTACTTGGCTGATCATCCCTTTTTGATGATCTTTAActagttttctttttctttgtcttAATTGCTGTTAAATCTTTCAAATTCTAAATTGTGATTAACATTGATAGTTACTCCTCTCAATTTGATCCATCTTCCTTTGAAACAGACCACGATCGACCAGTTAATTACTCACGAGTGTATCATCCTTGCCATTTATATGCATGATATTAGGGTTTAAGTATTCATGTTGGGTGGGGTTTGGATGGATGGGTCTATAGGGAAAGTGATGGATTTTGGTCAAATACATTCATTCGTGAAGTGTCTTGTCAAGGCCGGGTCGGTCGGGTCACATTGGTGGCCCTTAAGGATACAactagtttaataaattaattttattagtaaaaatatatataaatgagaaatgattaaggaaaaaaaaaatgagattaagTCAATTTAAttgacaaataaataataaatatattatataatgataaaatatttttttttataatgataaattattatatattttttaaaaataatattactatataatgataaaatatttttttataaaaaaataaatatattttaatttttaattaataatttaaataaataatgtttaattatattattttaaaaaataataatatcaataatcattttaattttttattccttaaattaaaccctaattaaacaTTACTCCATCTTaatgacataataaaaaaacctCCTCAAAATTACTATATATGTTAACCTGTTAAgatctaatttattaattgtttatgtCAAAAATAACTACCAGAAATTGTTTGTAGTAGCAGTAGAATAACACTGGAGAAgatgaatctctctctctctctctctctatatatatgttttactGCATCATTGAGAAAATTACCTGAGCAACAAACAAACAGCACATGATccggagagagagagagacccTGAAGCCGCGAATACCGCTACGTATGGCAATATAAAAGAGGCGGccgatagagagagagagagagagagagcttaACCTAGGTCAAaatctctcttcttccacaAACCTAATTCTCTAGATTTCCACAACCCAATTCTACTCCCTTCCCCTTTCTTTCTTTACCACTTCAATCCACCCAAAATCACTCTTTTCAGCCTCTCCTCCTCAACAATGGAGGGAACTtcaggcggcggcggcggtggaggaggaggaggcaaTGATGTGGAGCTTCTCTCCAAAACGTTACAGGTCGAACACAAGCTCTTCTACTTCGATTTGAAGGAGAATCCTCGCGGCCGTTATCTCAAGATATCCGAGAAGACCTCTTCCACCAGGTCCACCATTATAGTCCCCTCCAATGGAATCTCATGGTTTTTGGATCTCTTCAATTATTACGTCAGCTCTGAAGACCAAGAGATCTTCAGCAAGGAACTTCAGCTAGATACTAAGGTGCGTGCGTGTCTTTCTATTTCCTTCTTCAAACTCTGTCTACTTTTACATAATACATTTTGTCTTTCCCGCAGGTCTTTTACTTTGACATAGGGGAAAATAGAAGAGGTCGCTTTCTCAAGGTACCTTTAATCAATCTCTGatagtttcattttttttttttgtttactcCTAAAGGGGTCTGTCCTAAAGAGGTCAAGAGTTTAGTTATGATTTTAGGAGACTAATATCTTGAAACAGTAATGTCAATGAGGCACTTGAATGCACACGGTTTCACCATTTATAAAACTACTGTATAGAAGATGCATGATGGGACATTCTCTCTgaacctaaaaaaataaatacaaatgtcATCATCTAACAACTTGCCCACTGAATAAATTAGCCTGCAATTTGAAACTACATCGATTTTctatatttcattatttgtttACATTTTGTGTATTGTTCAACAGTGTATACTAATTAGGGTTTCTCATGAAATATGCTAATTTCTGCTTTATGTTCTGAAATTAAAATGGTTGTTTCTTTACCTATATGCACTAGAATATATGGTTTGTTGTTCCACTAGAAGAAACTATTAATTGAGACAAATGTATTGAGTTCACTCTACGTGCTTGTGCTTGAAATCTTATTGCTCTCTCCTTTTGTTCATCGGCCAAACTTAAATGTTATGTAAGTAGTAAAAGCCGAACCATCGATACACCTGAAAGCATGTTCAATTGAAATTAGTTGACTCCTACAGAGCACATGTTAAGAGAAACTGATTGTCGCTCTGAAAATGTTTCCTTTTCTAATGGAGGTGGGGAAGAAAACAAATGAAGCATAGCTAAGTTACATATATGTGCCTGTATGAGATTTTTGTGCATGTAATCTTTGGGATAGCCTTGAAATATAGACAGACCAAAGAAGCTTTATATGGTGATGGGATTTCTTCAATGTATTCTGTGTTGTTCATTTCAGAAAAGAAGGAACACTGTTTATACTTGCATACTGTCACAATCATTGCACTGTATGCTCTATTGCATACTCGTAGGTTGCCCTAGTGGATGACTGGATGTTGGTTGCTGCACCTGTTGATGGTTATCACTGGAATGTGTACATCAAGTACTAATAAAAGATAAGAAAATTAGAGGAGGTCCTATTCTCTTTATTGGGCCACCACACATTTATCCTTATCTTAGATCGAAATGCAACTGAAGTGTTCTGATGTGTGTGAGTTCCGACATTTTCCGAGCAAGTCTAAGCATACCAACTCGATTTCTTTATTGTTTATGACACCCATCTTTACTCTGTTTGTCTTGTACTTTAACAAAAAGGCCAGTAAGCAAATTTACCATCTTTGACTATCCCTAGGCTATCCAAATACAGAGGATGTCATTGAAAATTTACTTATTCTTTGTTAGTTGGTTGTCTTAGATATATCATGTAAGTTCCCAAGATATCTAGTGTCACCAATAGTTTTGTACCTTTGAATAGTATTTGTTCTAAAGCTTAGCCTACTAAaacttagagcttgtttgatgtagttttttttaaataatctgatTTTTGGGAAAAAAGTTCCATGAAAatgtggattatttgggttaaatgactaaaatatcctttgtatttaatattttaaaatgttatacaaaagTTGATGACTTGAATGATTTGGTTAATAATTGGATAAGacaaataacccttcatcaaacaaaactTTAATCTCTAACAAATATCTCAGTTAGTTGATTATACTTAATGTAACGGTAGTAGTAGTAGGAGGAGGATAATGATATGTTGGTAGTTAGCACTTAGCAGAGTAAGTTAGTGGGTTAATGTGTTGTTAGCTTTTTTTTGAAAGAGAGAGTATGTATTCTTTTCAGTAATGAATGGATAGTTATTAAATTATCACGCTTAGGCTATTCTTAGTCTCACCTATATTTCTTCTAAAATTTCTAGTCTCTAGGCTGGTATGTAACACTTAGACCTAACACCCAACTTGAAGAACTTTTGAGCTAGAATGGTGGGTTTGGATTTGTATCATACTTAAGTCGAAGGATCTTTGATGACGGCATCTTGGAGACTAGAGCaactagaaaaagaaaatttattttgtacaaGTTAGGCTCATATTAGCCTGAAACTCTTCTTTTAAGCCAATTTGGATTATGTTATTGACTCTGAGCTTGTGACCTCAGTTGGTTAATTTAGTTGAGCCTTATGAACCAAACTGTGGCAATATCTGTATCCTATCTTGTCCTAGAAAGTAGGATATGCATATCTGATAGTCTTAAATTACTCGTCCTTTTCGCTCATAGGCTTCTATGCATTCGTCATATGAGGCATATGATGTTTCTGATTGTTTGGTTAGATGCaactaaagaaattaaatgaaaaagttGCAAGTGACAATTCACTTTAAAGCTCATACTGTCCAGATTTCTGAAGCTTCAGTTAGCAGAAGCCGCAGCACCATCATTGTTCCTGCTGGTAGTGTTTGTGACGAAGGGTGGGTAGCTTTCAGGAAAATCTTAGCTGAGATAAATGAAGCATCAGGACTCTTCGTCTTGCCATCAAATCAGGTGCGTATCCATAATACCAATCATCACCCTAACAAAGCTAACTAATAACAtcacattttcatttttatggGCAACAGCAAAACTCTGAAGGCAGCGGCTCAGAACATTTGGTTGGACTCTCAGATGATGTAGGGGCTGGCTTTATTTCTGGGAACAGCTCACAACCTCCATCAGTAGCAGCAGCAACAGCAACAGCAACAACAGCAACTGATCAATCAGTTGATTTACCTCCATCTGATGAAATTGGTAACTTAGCTGTCTCAAAAGTGATAAGGGCTGATCAAAAGAGATTCTTCTTTGATCTTGGAAACAACAACAGGGGTCACTTCTTAAAAATTTCTGAGGTAAGTTCtgcttctcctcctcctcctactACCACTATTATCATCTGGCAAGTTTAGTCTGTAGatgaaaaatgtatttttggAAATGCTGCAGGTGGCAGGTTCCGATAGATCCTCCATCATTCTTCCTCTGTCGGGGCTAAAGCAGTTCCATGAGATGGTTGGTCATTTTGTGGAGATAACCAAGGATCGAATTGAAGGAATGACTGGTGCTAATGTTCGGACAGTTGAATCGACTCAGagatgaatattattattattaatggtAAAGTGTGAGGAGGATGTATTGATTTATCTTAATATCTCATTTGGCAGCCAAAAATAATGTGGATTTTTAGCATATGATTGTGGGGGGTAAGGAAAGGAAAGGAGGGAAAAAGGGGGGTCATAAGGAGTTGTTTCCAAgcataaaatttcaaattgggaataattattaagaaataaacaACTACAGTAAGGTGTGTTGTTGGGTTGTAGATTTGTTTGCTTCagaaaactatttcaaaaataattatgtttttctatttgtttttcaattttacttcttagaaagaattattaatatatgtatttaacaAGGGATATATtgataaatagatatttaattttagtcaaattataattatttattttaaattaacaaacaaataatttaaaactgaaacttcaattttaattcaaattcattGTAATCATGTTATAAGGTTCAGATcttagaataaattaaaatgcaGTTATTATGTTGGGAGATATCATAAAACTGAAATTCTCTAAAGAGAATGATtgaatttaaacataaaactcaatattataattaagtttataagttaacaaacaaacaatttaaattggacactaaattataattataaatttgaattatgcTATTTGTAACCTTTAATGTTtccttaatcttcttcttcaacagaCTCATTCGCTCCCATTGGTTTCTTGGCCTTGGATTTATGGCTGCACCTTTAAAAATGAGCcatacattttaacattaataaaatatattttgttttaaaaaaataaattcaaatatatgtaataatagttaaagtttttttatCTTCTCAACTAATCCAAAAGTTTTTGGGTTTGAgcccactataaatttgtgggACTGATTAAATGATTAACTATGTTTGCAGGGTATCTATTGAATTCGttgtctcatttttttttatccataaaaataattaaagatttaaataaatcatatatcaCCTAGATCCCTCCCTCTATTCTATACGAGGAAAAGTTTAATTAATGGGTGGATGAGGTTTAGGGAAAAaacttaactaattaatatttaattagtaggataaaaatgtgtaatatcttataataaataataatgaagttaattttacttttattttatttcttttaacaataatacaaaaataaaatcacactTGACAGTTGACAAAGCTCTTGAACAATACGGTGTCGTTTCGTCTTGTCAGTGTTGAAGAAACTTGTTTCTTGAATGAAGCTCCCCCACGACCCACTGAAGGAAGTCTCCAAAGGTGCCGCCTGCGCTTGAACAATACGCTGTCGTTTTATCGGAGGACTTGTATTAGTGACAATACCGCTTAGGGTTTGCTTTCCCTGATCAGATCCATCCGGCAGATTGAAATCTGAATTCGATCAGTCTAAGGTTAATAAGAGCGCCTCCAATTCCTCTTGCATACGGTGAAATCATACTCACTCTCTTTATATTCTATTGTGAATATTCTTTGGTTCTTTTTGTTTCTTGTTTCGAATCATGTGAAAATATGCGTTTTTAGCGATATAATACAAATAACCTAGATGGATAGAGAACAGGTTGTGGTTTGCTGCTTTATTATACTTgcatttttgttgaaaattgaACGCCAATAACATGCTGGAAGTTTCGCTTGCAAATTTCCATCATATCCCAT is drawn from Impatiens glandulifera chromosome 3, dImpGla2.1, whole genome shotgun sequence and contains these coding sequences:
- the LOC124932222 gene encoding transcription factor Pur-alpha 1 — encoded protein: MEGTSGGGGGGGGGGNDVELLSKTLQVEHKLFYFDLKENPRGRYLKISEKTSSTRSTIIVPSNGISWFLDLFNYYVSSEDQEIFSKELQLDTKVFYFDIGENRRGRFLKISEASVSRSRSTIIVPAGSVCDEGWVAFRKILAEINEASGLFVLPSNQQNSEGSGSEHLVGLSDDVGAGFISGNSSQPPSVAAATATATTATDQSVDLPPSDEIGNLAVSKVIRADQKRFFFDLGNNNRGHFLKISEVAGSDRSSIILPLSGLKQFHEMVGHFVEITKDRIEGMTGANVRTVESTQR